From the Megalopta genalis isolate 19385.01 chromosome 13, iyMegGena1_principal, whole genome shotgun sequence genome, one window contains:
- the olf186-M gene encoding ki-ras-induced actin-interacting protein-IP3R-interacting domain olf186-M isoform X2 gives MDPENVGIDTIVKVANWLRGIWEMRRRTGPVQQWVDSLPSPAKSNLSMASPCQDVPLETVTASSLTPTKPKDIPYSVGIKSPTMTISAPINVPSTSTINTSGLPSSLPHKLVRDPSLQSDSSHCSSVESLLELRKADPEAILLGLGFGGCSGSPQENGSLSRIPKRFLQPSKLKGIAINDFVKHEQETSESFDSVSLGYRGLTGSPYVAPSEIVQKIMQRLREHESHEHDPYAMYNSCEQYSPFQQSGTLSVLSPDNRQFLERPRSKSPDMRNKRMIIGQKSFAFGHDGDLIEINPSDMKRTCEDNLRSNDPNSIERSRISRNLENTNVDQTFDDITIQEMDKIVPKKLSFDDRIELCNDNIIKSLTTYTENVDVQTTKSRNDIDCKEDNLLNIKLQNFSDIRRASDGSCDTKQRGEDLSMDQARRHSDSFVHTIENGNSESVLSQRRKTLKRQARVNDVDAIYYCSSKSCISDAMEEKVINTQEKINACEHNKNIQAKSLQKITENAKSKNEDESCSIHCSTLSKDIGDSIQCIDDSLDEEKHHNVSKHYVEKSQSLRQTCNDSGEGTTNCCCCRSGSTKYWKKMDKIIQENKNFEKIVKKNRREMAEIREMLNSVLSVRLEPGF, from the exons ATGGACCCAG AAAACGTTGGCATAGATACAATTGTTAAGGTAGCAAATTGGCTGCGTGGCATTTGGGAGATGAGACGTCGAACCGGACCAGTGCAGCAATGGGTTGATTCACTACCATCACCCGCAAAATCAAATTTATCAATGGCAAGCCCATGTCAAGATGTACCTTTGGAAACAGTTACTGCTTCTTCATTGACACCAACAAAGCCTAAAGACATTCCATATTCTGTGGGAATAAAATCCCCAACCATGACCATATCAGCGCCTATTAATGTTCCTAGTACATCAACGATCAATACATCTGGCCTACCAAG CTCACTGCCTCATAAATTGGTACGTGATCCAAGTTTACAGTCTGATAGCAGTCATTGCAGTAGCGTGGAAAGCTTGTTAGAACTGAGGAAAGCTGATCCAGAAGCTATTTTACTTGGCCTAGGATTTGGTGGCTGTTCAGGCAGTCCTCAAGAAAATGGTTCTCTTTCCCGTATACCAAAAAGGTTTCTACAACCATCGAAACTCAAAGGCATAGCCATTAATGATTTTGTGAAGCACGAACAAGAGACTAGCGAGTCTTTTGATTCTGTATCTTTAGGATACCGAGGATTAACAG GTTCACCATACGTAGCACCGTCAGAAATTGTACAAAAAATTATGCAACGTTTACGAGAGCATGAAAGTCATGAACACGATCCATATGCGATGTACAATTCTTGCGAGCAATATAGTCCATTTCAACAAAGCGGTACGCTGTCCGTACTATCGCCCGATAATAGACAGTTTTTGGAGAGACCACGATCGAAAAGTCCTGATATGCGTAATAAACGTATGATTATCG GACAAAAGTCTTTCGCATTTGGGCACGACGGGGACCTAATTGAAATCAATCCTTCCGATATGAAAAGAACGTGCGAAGACAATCTAAGAAGCAATGATCCTAATTCAATCGAAAGATCACGAATATctagaaatttagaaaacaCAAATGTAGATCAAACGTTTGACGACATAACAATCCAGGAAATGGACAAGATAGTACCAAAGAAATTATCGTTTGATGACAGAATAGAACTTTGCAACGATAACATTATTAAATCACTAACGACGTATACAGAGAATGTAGATGTACAAACCACAAAATCGAGGAACGATATTGATTGCAAAGAGGATaacttattaaatataaaattacaaaatttctcTGATATTCGAAGAGCTAGCGATGGATCCTGCGATACAAAACAACGTGGGGAAGATTTATCAATGGATCAGGCTCGAAGACACAGCGATAGTTTTGTTCACACGATTGAGAATGGCAATAGCGAGTCGGTTTTATCACAAAGAAGAAAAACGTTGAAACGTCAGGCTAGAGTAAACGACGTGGATGCAATTTATTACTGTAGttctaagtcgtgtatttccgATGCAATGGAAGAGAAAGTAATTAACACTCAAGAAAAGATAAATGCCTGTGAACATAATAAGAACATTCAAGCGAAATCACTCCAAAAGATCACGGAAAATGCGAAATCAAAAAATGAAGATGAAAGTTGCAGTATACATTGCAGTACACTTTCAAAAGATATAGGTGATTCCATTCAATGTATAGATGATAGTTTAGACGAAGAAAAACATCATAATGTCAGTAAACACTACGTAGAAAAAAGTCAATCTTTAAGACAAACATGTAATGATAGTGGAGAGGGTACGACAAATTGTTGTTGCTGTCGTTCCGGCTCTACGAAGTATTGGAAAAAGATGGACAAAATTATTCAAGAAAATAAGAATTTTGAGAAAATAGTGAAAAAAAATAGGAGGGAAATGGCGGAAATTCGTGAAATGTTGAATAGTGTGTTATCCGTACGATTAGAGCCTGGATTTTAA
- the olf186-M gene encoding ki-ras-induced actin-interacting protein-IP3R-interacting domain olf186-M isoform X1: MDPENVGIDTIVKVANWLRGIWEMRRRTGPVQQWVDSLPSPAKSNLSMASPCQDVPLETVTASSLTPTKPKDIPYSVGIKSPTMTISAPINVPSTSTINTSGLPRYSSLPHKLVRDPSLQSDSSHCSSVESLLELRKADPEAILLGLGFGGCSGSPQENGSLSRIPKRFLQPSKLKGIAINDFVKHEQETSESFDSVSLGYRGLTGSPYVAPSEIVQKIMQRLREHESHEHDPYAMYNSCEQYSPFQQSGTLSVLSPDNRQFLERPRSKSPDMRNKRMIIGQKSFAFGHDGDLIEINPSDMKRTCEDNLRSNDPNSIERSRISRNLENTNVDQTFDDITIQEMDKIVPKKLSFDDRIELCNDNIIKSLTTYTENVDVQTTKSRNDIDCKEDNLLNIKLQNFSDIRRASDGSCDTKQRGEDLSMDQARRHSDSFVHTIENGNSESVLSQRRKTLKRQARVNDVDAIYYCSSKSCISDAMEEKVINTQEKINACEHNKNIQAKSLQKITENAKSKNEDESCSIHCSTLSKDIGDSIQCIDDSLDEEKHHNVSKHYVEKSQSLRQTCNDSGEGTTNCCCCRSGSTKYWKKMDKIIQENKNFEKIVKKNRREMAEIREMLNSVLSVRLEPGF; the protein is encoded by the exons ATGGACCCAG AAAACGTTGGCATAGATACAATTGTTAAGGTAGCAAATTGGCTGCGTGGCATTTGGGAGATGAGACGTCGAACCGGACCAGTGCAGCAATGGGTTGATTCACTACCATCACCCGCAAAATCAAATTTATCAATGGCAAGCCCATGTCAAGATGTACCTTTGGAAACAGTTACTGCTTCTTCATTGACACCAACAAAGCCTAAAGACATTCCATATTCTGTGGGAATAAAATCCCCAACCATGACCATATCAGCGCCTATTAATGTTCCTAGTACATCAACGATCAATACATCTGGCCTACCAAGGTATAG CTCACTGCCTCATAAATTGGTACGTGATCCAAGTTTACAGTCTGATAGCAGTCATTGCAGTAGCGTGGAAAGCTTGTTAGAACTGAGGAAAGCTGATCCAGAAGCTATTTTACTTGGCCTAGGATTTGGTGGCTGTTCAGGCAGTCCTCAAGAAAATGGTTCTCTTTCCCGTATACCAAAAAGGTTTCTACAACCATCGAAACTCAAAGGCATAGCCATTAATGATTTTGTGAAGCACGAACAAGAGACTAGCGAGTCTTTTGATTCTGTATCTTTAGGATACCGAGGATTAACAG GTTCACCATACGTAGCACCGTCAGAAATTGTACAAAAAATTATGCAACGTTTACGAGAGCATGAAAGTCATGAACACGATCCATATGCGATGTACAATTCTTGCGAGCAATATAGTCCATTTCAACAAAGCGGTACGCTGTCCGTACTATCGCCCGATAATAGACAGTTTTTGGAGAGACCACGATCGAAAAGTCCTGATATGCGTAATAAACGTATGATTATCG GACAAAAGTCTTTCGCATTTGGGCACGACGGGGACCTAATTGAAATCAATCCTTCCGATATGAAAAGAACGTGCGAAGACAATCTAAGAAGCAATGATCCTAATTCAATCGAAAGATCACGAATATctagaaatttagaaaacaCAAATGTAGATCAAACGTTTGACGACATAACAATCCAGGAAATGGACAAGATAGTACCAAAGAAATTATCGTTTGATGACAGAATAGAACTTTGCAACGATAACATTATTAAATCACTAACGACGTATACAGAGAATGTAGATGTACAAACCACAAAATCGAGGAACGATATTGATTGCAAAGAGGATaacttattaaatataaaattacaaaatttctcTGATATTCGAAGAGCTAGCGATGGATCCTGCGATACAAAACAACGTGGGGAAGATTTATCAATGGATCAGGCTCGAAGACACAGCGATAGTTTTGTTCACACGATTGAGAATGGCAATAGCGAGTCGGTTTTATCACAAAGAAGAAAAACGTTGAAACGTCAGGCTAGAGTAAACGACGTGGATGCAATTTATTACTGTAGttctaagtcgtgtatttccgATGCAATGGAAGAGAAAGTAATTAACACTCAAGAAAAGATAAATGCCTGTGAACATAATAAGAACATTCAAGCGAAATCACTCCAAAAGATCACGGAAAATGCGAAATCAAAAAATGAAGATGAAAGTTGCAGTATACATTGCAGTACACTTTCAAAAGATATAGGTGATTCCATTCAATGTATAGATGATAGTTTAGACGAAGAAAAACATCATAATGTCAGTAAACACTACGTAGAAAAAAGTCAATCTTTAAGACAAACATGTAATGATAGTGGAGAGGGTACGACAAATTGTTGTTGCTGTCGTTCCGGCTCTACGAAGTATTGGAAAAAGATGGACAAAATTATTCAAGAAAATAAGAATTTTGAGAAAATAGTGAAAAAAAATAGGAGGGAAATGGCGGAAATTCGTGAAATGTTGAATAGTGTGTTATCCGTACGATTAGAGCCTGGATTTTAA
- the LOC117224118 gene encoding mitochondrial inner membrane protease ATP23 homolog isoform X2, with protein sequence MIHIYNSQKSIITRWSVFDYFTIFRALVKLMMAALKSSGCEIDLRRHISCEICDTKVTGGYDPHLNQIVVCYNTAPSQGLVQGVLAHEMIHMFDFCRHNLDPKNIDHLACTEIRAANLCHCSFLGAWVQGLASPFNVKEAHQICVKDKAIKSILSTRKVSETEAQEAVDRVFKRCYNDLEPVGRRLRRNSEDMEKAYAEGAFYGYI encoded by the exons ATGATTCACATTTATAACAGTCAAAAGTCAATTATAACCCGATGGTCGGTCTTTGATTATTTTACCATCTTCC GTGCTCTTGTTAAACTCATGATGGCAGCTTTAAAAAGTTCTGGATG tGAGATTGATCTTCGCCGACATATTTCTTGTGAAATTTGTGATACAAAAGTGACAGGTGGATATGATCCCCACTTAAATCAG ATTGTAGTTTGTTATAATACTGCCCCATCTCAAGGACTAGTGCAAGGTGTTTTAGCTCACGAAATGATTCATATGTTTGATTTCTGCCGTCACAATTTGGATCCGAAAAATATTGACCACCTAGCTTGCACAGAAATCAGAGCAGCCAATTTATGTCATTGCAGTTTTCTAGGTGCATGGGTACAAGGACTGGCTTCACCCTTTAACGTTAAGGAAGCACATCAG ATTTGTGTCAAGGACAAGGCTATTAAATCGATACTTTCAACACGAAAAGTTTCGGAAACTGAGGCTCAAGAAGCTGTGGATCGAGTTTTCAAAAGATGTTATAATGATTTGGAGCCCGTTGGAAGACGACTTCGTAGGAATTCGGAGGATATGGAAAAAGCTTACGCGGAAGGTGCGTTTTACGGATATATATAG
- the LOC117224118 gene encoding mitochondrial inner membrane protease ATP23 homolog isoform X1, protein MPSINEDNQKEQASYENDDIIRDETELYPERKGSQPRSLMNRIFRIEERKAVNKLKCEMNVYKCMKESALVKLMMAALKSSGCEIDLRRHISCEICDTKVTGGYDPHLNQIVVCYNTAPSQGLVQGVLAHEMIHMFDFCRHNLDPKNIDHLACTEIRAANLCHCSFLGAWVQGLASPFNVKEAHQICVKDKAIKSILSTRKVSETEAQEAVDRVFKRCYNDLEPVGRRLRRNSEDMEKAYAEGAFYGYI, encoded by the exons ATGCCTTCTATAAACGAAGATAACCAAAAAGAGCAAGCTTCATATGAAAATGATGATATAATAAGGGATGAAACTGAACTTTATCCAGAAAGAAAAGGATCACAACCTCGGAGTTTAATGAATAGAATTTTTCGTATCGAAGAACGTAAAGCAGTGAATAAGTTGAAGTGTGAAATGAATGTTTATAAGTGCATGAAAGAGA GTGCTCTTGTTAAACTCATGATGGCAGCTTTAAAAAGTTCTGGATG tGAGATTGATCTTCGCCGACATATTTCTTGTGAAATTTGTGATACAAAAGTGACAGGTGGATATGATCCCCACTTAAATCAG ATTGTAGTTTGTTATAATACTGCCCCATCTCAAGGACTAGTGCAAGGTGTTTTAGCTCACGAAATGATTCATATGTTTGATTTCTGCCGTCACAATTTGGATCCGAAAAATATTGACCACCTAGCTTGCACAGAAATCAGAGCAGCCAATTTATGTCATTGCAGTTTTCTAGGTGCATGGGTACAAGGACTGGCTTCACCCTTTAACGTTAAGGAAGCACATCAG ATTTGTGTCAAGGACAAGGCTATTAAATCGATACTTTCAACACGAAAAGTTTCGGAAACTGAGGCTCAAGAAGCTGTGGATCGAGTTTTCAAAAGATGTTATAATGATTTGGAGCCCGTTGGAAGACGACTTCGTAGGAATTCGGAGGATATGGAAAAAGCTTACGCGGAAGGTGCGTTTTACGGATATATATAG
- the olf186-M gene encoding ki-ras-induced actin-interacting protein-IP3R-interacting domain olf186-M isoform X3 — protein sequence MRRRTGPVQQWVDSLPSPAKSNLSMASPCQDVPLETVTASSLTPTKPKDIPYSVGIKSPTMTISAPINVPSTSTINTSGLPRYSSLPHKLVRDPSLQSDSSHCSSVESLLELRKADPEAILLGLGFGGCSGSPQENGSLSRIPKRFLQPSKLKGIAINDFVKHEQETSESFDSVSLGYRGLTGSPYVAPSEIVQKIMQRLREHESHEHDPYAMYNSCEQYSPFQQSGTLSVLSPDNRQFLERPRSKSPDMRNKRMIIGQKSFAFGHDGDLIEINPSDMKRTCEDNLRSNDPNSIERSRISRNLENTNVDQTFDDITIQEMDKIVPKKLSFDDRIELCNDNIIKSLTTYTENVDVQTTKSRNDIDCKEDNLLNIKLQNFSDIRRASDGSCDTKQRGEDLSMDQARRHSDSFVHTIENGNSESVLSQRRKTLKRQARVNDVDAIYYCSSKSCISDAMEEKVINTQEKINACEHNKNIQAKSLQKITENAKSKNEDESCSIHCSTLSKDIGDSIQCIDDSLDEEKHHNVSKHYVEKSQSLRQTCNDSGEGTTNCCCCRSGSTKYWKKMDKIIQENKNFEKIVKKNRREMAEIREMLNSVLSVRLEPGF from the exons ATGAGACGTCGAACCGGACCAGTGCAGCAATGGGTTGATTCACTACCATCACCCGCAAAATCAAATTTATCAATGGCAAGCCCATGTCAAGATGTACCTTTGGAAACAGTTACTGCTTCTTCATTGACACCAACAAAGCCTAAAGACATTCCATATTCTGTGGGAATAAAATCCCCAACCATGACCATATCAGCGCCTATTAATGTTCCTAGTACATCAACGATCAATACATCTGGCCTACCAAGGTATAG CTCACTGCCTCATAAATTGGTACGTGATCCAAGTTTACAGTCTGATAGCAGTCATTGCAGTAGCGTGGAAAGCTTGTTAGAACTGAGGAAAGCTGATCCAGAAGCTATTTTACTTGGCCTAGGATTTGGTGGCTGTTCAGGCAGTCCTCAAGAAAATGGTTCTCTTTCCCGTATACCAAAAAGGTTTCTACAACCATCGAAACTCAAAGGCATAGCCATTAATGATTTTGTGAAGCACGAACAAGAGACTAGCGAGTCTTTTGATTCTGTATCTTTAGGATACCGAGGATTAACAG GTTCACCATACGTAGCACCGTCAGAAATTGTACAAAAAATTATGCAACGTTTACGAGAGCATGAAAGTCATGAACACGATCCATATGCGATGTACAATTCTTGCGAGCAATATAGTCCATTTCAACAAAGCGGTACGCTGTCCGTACTATCGCCCGATAATAGACAGTTTTTGGAGAGACCACGATCGAAAAGTCCTGATATGCGTAATAAACGTATGATTATCG GACAAAAGTCTTTCGCATTTGGGCACGACGGGGACCTAATTGAAATCAATCCTTCCGATATGAAAAGAACGTGCGAAGACAATCTAAGAAGCAATGATCCTAATTCAATCGAAAGATCACGAATATctagaaatttagaaaacaCAAATGTAGATCAAACGTTTGACGACATAACAATCCAGGAAATGGACAAGATAGTACCAAAGAAATTATCGTTTGATGACAGAATAGAACTTTGCAACGATAACATTATTAAATCACTAACGACGTATACAGAGAATGTAGATGTACAAACCACAAAATCGAGGAACGATATTGATTGCAAAGAGGATaacttattaaatataaaattacaaaatttctcTGATATTCGAAGAGCTAGCGATGGATCCTGCGATACAAAACAACGTGGGGAAGATTTATCAATGGATCAGGCTCGAAGACACAGCGATAGTTTTGTTCACACGATTGAGAATGGCAATAGCGAGTCGGTTTTATCACAAAGAAGAAAAACGTTGAAACGTCAGGCTAGAGTAAACGACGTGGATGCAATTTATTACTGTAGttctaagtcgtgtatttccgATGCAATGGAAGAGAAAGTAATTAACACTCAAGAAAAGATAAATGCCTGTGAACATAATAAGAACATTCAAGCGAAATCACTCCAAAAGATCACGGAAAATGCGAAATCAAAAAATGAAGATGAAAGTTGCAGTATACATTGCAGTACACTTTCAAAAGATATAGGTGATTCCATTCAATGTATAGATGATAGTTTAGACGAAGAAAAACATCATAATGTCAGTAAACACTACGTAGAAAAAAGTCAATCTTTAAGACAAACATGTAATGATAGTGGAGAGGGTACGACAAATTGTTGTTGCTGTCGTTCCGGCTCTACGAAGTATTGGAAAAAGATGGACAAAATTATTCAAGAAAATAAGAATTTTGAGAAAATAGTGAAAAAAAATAGGAGGGAAATGGCGGAAATTCGTGAAATGTTGAATAGTGTGTTATCCGTACGATTAGAGCCTGGATTTTAA
- the LOC117224116 gene encoding F-box only protein 32, giving the protein MPFISKDWRSPGEEWVKTVEGWEKKKILECANNKTLSLLLRGDKDALDNKKEKDKRKENVVQPHCHITLKCTREIAGFNGLSDALKRLDFLSAVHDCRRFNYIVRLLDLLVSHRMGGLSGCAQRVLFNMLEEVALEVSLSQQQTGRLRRLIERVRAFSAGCCWGGRPLGSVILWEKHKAALERILQIASSITITQPDEKQQPQWSDLPPECRREVLLRLSDPRDIEASSEACEHLAILAQEQRIWRELAQYHFTPQQITATRQNNPGKDWKSIFTIARRSFGLREEYAEMIQLCRNCRCLFWRSLGHPCIADQDPAFQEKLADVDQASLHVPIPPQTFLKFFSL; this is encoded by the exons ATGCCGTTCATATCGAAGGATTGGCGCAGTCCTGGCGAGGAATGGGTCAAGACCGTCGAGGGTTGGGAAAAGAAAAAAATCCTCGAGTGCGCCAACAATAAAACGCTTTCACTCCTGCTACG CGGCGACAAGGATGCACTggacaacaagaaggagaaggaCAAAAGGAAGG AGAACGTCGTCCAGCCGCATTGCCACATCACGCTCAAGTGCACGCGCGAG ATTGCGGGTTTCAACGGGTTGAGCGACGCACTGAAGAGGCTTGACTTTTTGTCCGCGGTGCACGATTGCCGGCGTTTCAATTACATCGTTCGACTGCTCGACCTTCTGGTCAGTCACAGAATGGGCGGTCTCAGCGGATGCGCCCAGCGAGTTTTGTTCAACATGCTCGAAGAAGTTGCGCTGGAAG TGTCGTTGTCGCAGCAGCAAACCGGGAGGCTTCGCCGCTTAATCGAAAGAGTACGAGCGTTTAGCGCGGGGTGCTGTTGGGGTGGAAGACCTCTAGGCTCTGTGATCCTGTGGGAGAAACACAAAGCAGCTCTCGAGAGAATCTTGCAGATCGCATCATCGATCACTATAACTCAG CCGGACGAGAAACAACAGCCGCAGTGGTCCGATTTGCCTCCTGAATGCCGTCGAGAAGTGCTTCTGCGACTGAGCGACCCGCGGGACATCGAAGCTTCTTCGGAAGCCTGCGAACATTTGGCTATACTGGCTCAGGAACAAAGAATTTGGCGAGAGCTTGCCCAGTACCATTTCACGCCCCAACAGATAACCGCTACCAGACAAAATAATCCTGGAAAAGACTGGAAATCTATATTTACCATTGCTCGAAG gtCGTTCGGACTCCGAGAAGAATACGCAGAGATGATTCAGTTGTGCCGCAACTGCCGTTGCTTATTTTGGCGGTCGTTGGGCCATCCTTGCATCGCCGACCAGGATCCAGCGTTTCAAGAGAAACTAGCGGACGTGGATCAAGCCTCTCTTCATGTTCCGATTCCTCCGCAGACCTTCCTCAAGTTCTTCTCGCTATGA
- the LOC117225485 gene encoding uncharacterized protein LOC117225485 produces the protein MKKTKDVSDEDEYSADDPEEMEGASEEEWTPEPGVESGTKKRPQREAAKKRQHSEEEEDEEEEEDEEEDDEEDDESDSDTGKKPKKKRRSKKEEDEDEEDSDDNSFNESSGETPKDFTSGAFVVAKADIGGSTEPTLWRIDGKALLQKFLPFKEEGKTLYKSTSTYSGWSVNNKDKYLAAQVTFKVQSRTETIVELHLDQQQQEVVKEEKEDYIEKIILYLYLGRPDVLIVDVLGTLIGADMVMVGDFIPTEYGMSLGFVGVNEEAVTVSKGIRNNLEPSIMSSRGRKNKKNVLTKRPRHVVGKEERYLQERDKSDKEDEESEEDERWSPPFPVAMWDLGHCDPKKCSGKKLVRHGLVKILRLGVRFSGLVLTPVGQKCVSPTDRDIVRDYGCAVVDCSWARLGDTPFNRMRTPNPRLLPFLVAANPINYGKPCELSCVEAIAAALFITGFTEEAKFYLGKFSWGHTFLEVNDELLKKYSLCTNSEEIIATQEKFIADARQEKIDRLAVSDYPPTDSETEEEEEEEEEEQKEGKEKANSSTSAQGVSETGKHLNDLNIT, from the exons ATGAAGAAGACCAAGGACGTGTCGGACGAAGACGAATATTCTGCAGACGATCCAGAAGAAATGGAGGGGGCCTCTGAAGAAGAGTGGACTCCTGAGCCAGGAGTCGAG AGTGGTACTAAAAAGAGGCCTCAGAGGGAAGCTGCCAAAAAGCGGCAACAttcagaagaagaagaggatgaagaagaagaagaggatgaGGAAGAAGATGACGAAGAGGACGACGAATCTGATTCTGACACAGGAAAGAAACCTAAAAAGAAAAGACGATCCAAgaaagaagaagatgaagacgAAGAGGATTCTGATGACAACAGCTTCAATGAGTCATCCGGAGAAACACCAAAAGACTTTACT TCTGGTGCATTTGTTGTCGCAAAAGCAGACATTGGCGGAAGCACGGAACCAACGTTATGGAGGATAGATGGAAAAGCGTTATTACAAAAGTTTTTACCTTTTAAAGAAGAAGGGAAGACATTGTACAAAAGCACATCGACT TATTCAGGATGGTCGGTGAATAACAAAGATAAATACTTGGCAGCACAAGTAACTTTCAAAGTTCAAAGTAGAACAGAAACAATTGTTGAACTTCATCTTGATCAGCAACAGCAAGAAGTTGTAAA GGAAGAAAAAGAAGACT ATATTGAAAAGATTATCCTGTACCTATACCTTGGTAGGCCAGATGTATTGATCGTTGATGTACTAGGAACATTAATAGGCGCTGATATGGTCATGGTTGGGGATTTTATTCCCACAGAATATGGAATGTCTTTAGGCTTTGTTGGTGTCAATGAAGAAGCAGTAACTGTTTCCAAAG GAATTAGAAATAATCTAGAACCTTCGATCATGTCATCCCGTGGgaggaaaaataaaaagaacgtATTGACGAAACGACCTCGCCATGTGGTTGGAAAAGAGGAAAGATATCTCCAAGAAAGAGACAAATCCGATAAGGAGGACGAAGAATCAG AGGAAGACGAAAGATGGTCTCCCCCATTCCCGGTCGCTATGTGGGATCTTGGACACTGTGATCCGAAGAAATGTTCCGGCAAAAAATTGGTTAGGCATGGCCTGGTGAAAATATTGAGGTTAGGTGTTCGATTTTCAGGTTTGGTTCTGACCCCAGTTGGCCAAAAG TGTGTCAGTCCAACCGACCGTGACATCGTACGTGATTACGGTTGCGCCGTCGTCGATTGTAGTTGGGCGCGTTTAGGCGATACTCCGTTCAATAGAATGAGGACTCCGAATCCTCGTCTCTTGCCGTTCCTAGTCGCCGCGAATCCAATTAATTATGGCAAACCTTGTGAACTGAGTTGTGTGGAAGCTATAGCAGCTGCATTGTTCATAACTGGATTTACAGAGGAAGCCAAATTCTATCTTGGCAAATTTTCTTGGGGCCATACGTTTTTGGAAGTAAATGATGAATTGCTGAAGAAATATTCACTGTGTACAAATTCGGAAGAAATTATAGCGACGCAAGAAAAATTTATTGCCGACGCCAGGCAGGAAAAGATCGATAGACTCG CTGTTTCAGACTATCCGCCGACTGATTCGGAAacggaagaagaagaggaggaggaagaagaagaacaaaaagaaggaaaagaaaaagcAAACAGTTCAACATCTGCACAGGGCGTTTCTGAAACAGGCAAACATTTAAACGACTTAAATATAACTTAA